The genome window TCTCCTGTTGCTTGGTCTAAAGCTTGCATTAAGAGCACACGGGCTGCTCTATCCTGTCCCGCTTGCTGCAATTGCTGGGCATCTAATAGCGCTTTTTCTATTTTCCCTGCGATTTCCGGCATGATTTTGGGGTTGTTACCGAGCTGCTCACGGATTTGCTGGATTGCCTTCTCCAGGCTCGGCTCCCGCCTCACTGTTTCCTTTGCCTGGCTCAAGGCTTCTTGTGTCTTACCTATTTCACTCTGTGCATGACTTGCCGTACTTGCCGTATCTCGTGCCTGACCTGTTGATTCTTTTGGCTGCGTTGTGTCTAGTGCTTCTTCTATTTTCGTCAACGATTGAGACAGATGCTCTCTTCCGGCCCGTTCATGCCCCATTTGCTGGAGCTTCTGCGCCTCATTTAGTGCTTTTTCTATCTTTGCTACGATTTCCGGCTCTATCTTTGAGTTATTGCTCAGCTGCTCACGGATTTGCTGGATCGCCTTCTCCAGGCTTGGCTCTCGTTTTACTATTTCCTTTGCTTGGTTCAAAGCTTCTTGCGTCTTACCTATTGCACTCTGCGTTAGACTTGCCTTACTTGCCGTATCTCGAACCTGACCTGCTGATTCTTTTGGCTGCGCTGTATCTAGTGCTTCTTCTATTTTCGTCAACGATTGAGACAAATGCTCTCTTCCGGCCCGTTCATGCCCCATTTGCTGAAGCTTCTGCGCCTCATTTAGCGCTTTTTCTATCTTTGCTGCGATTTCCGGCTCTATCTTTGAATTATTGCTCAGCTGCTCACGGATTTGCTGGATCGCCTTCTCCAGGCTTGGCTCTCGTTTTACTGTTTCCTTTGCTTGGTTCAAAGCTTCTTGTGTCTTACCTATTTCACTCTGTGTTTGACTTGCCGTACTTGCCGTATCTCGTGCCTGACCTGTTGATTCTTTTGGCTGCGTTGTGTTTAGTGCTTCTTCTATTTTCGTCAACGATCGAGACAGATGCTCTCTTCCGGCCCGTTCATGCCCCATTTGTTGCAACTTCTGTGCCTCATTTAGCGCTTTTTCTATCCTTGCTGCGATTTCCGGCTCCATCTTTGAGTTATTGCTCAGCTGCTCACGGATTTGCTGGATCGCCTTCTCCAGGCTTGGCTCTCGTTTTACTGTTTCCTTTGCCTGATTCAAAGCTTCTTGCGTCTTACCTATTGCACTCTGCGTTAGACTTGCCTTACTTGCCGTATCTCGTGCCTGACCCATTGATTCTTTTGGCAGCGTTGTTGTGTTTAGTGCTTCTTCTATTTTTGTCAACGACTGATACAGATGCTCTCTACCGACCCGTTCCTGCCCCATTTGCTGCAGCTTCTGTGCCTCATTTAGTGCTTTTTCTATCTTCGCTGCGATTTCCGGATCTATCTTTGAGTTATTACTCAGCTGCTCACGGATTTGCTTTATCGCTTTCTCCAGGTTCGGTTCGACTCTCACAATCGTACTCATACTTCTGGTGTTAGTTTGGAGACTTGCATCAAGGCCTTTCGAATGAGAAGGATCTATGATTTTTTCCATGCTGGATAATACGCTTGATAGAGTCGGTCCATGAAGTGCCTCATGGATGGATCGAAGCTGGGTAGTTGACACATCTAGCTTTTTATTGGCGATTGCGTGAATCGTTACCAGCTTTTGCTGCAAATTACCTAATCCCTTTTCCAAAAACTCTTTTACATCTCGGATCGCCTCTTTACTAAGAGGGATACCCTTATCTATCAGTATCTTGGTCGCTTGTTTTAACTCGGGTGTGGGGTTCGTACCCATACTACGCAAAATAGTAGAAACGTCGTGTTCACCCGTTCCACTCCCCTGATCAACGGAAACCGTCCTCACTTGCGGCAACTGTCCCCTATTCTCAGTTATCTGAACTGTCGCCCTTTCAGCAGATGGAACCTTCCCTTCAAATTGAATGTGAACATCCTTCCCTCGGATATGAACTATCGCTTCTTTTTCGGAGACCTTCTCTTTGATTTTGACAGAATAAACTTCACCCTCTTTTAATTCGACAGGCAGATCAGTCGTTATGGCTTGACTTGTAGAGGTAGATTGGTTGACTCTCATCTATCATCACTCCCTAAAGGATGAAGAACCGTAATTAAGTATCTATCTTTTTATCGTCAGAAATGGACAGGGAGTTTATATGACTAGATAACTTTTGACGCTTCACTACTGATCGTCTTGAATTAACCTCGATTACTTCACACAAAAGAAAGATTCAGATATCCAAGGTCTGTATTGTTTCTTATTTGAACATCAACTATTACGAAAGAATAATTGGATATAAACAGTGTTGTAACTCTTCGTGCCATATTCGATAGCGCGGCATAACTTCTGTATCCAAAAGATTTAATATCTTATCCCGCTTACCGTTCGCTTCATATGTATAGACGATTTGCTCCATTCCGCTCTTTAAGTCGTTAGATATTACTTCAAGTTGGCAGGATGGAATAATATCCATATACAGAGCTATTGATTTTTCCATCTGGAAAAAAGCATCAAGAATATCGCTAAATAATTCACGCGATTGTTCAAAGTAACCCTCTAGCAATTGAACCTTAATATGTACTAAAGCTTCTTCTCCTGTTTCCGCTAACTCAATAGTACGCCTCATGGAATCAATATATTTTTCCATTAAATAGCCCCTTTATACCTTAATGGTTTTTATCATGCAAGAACCTTTAGCATAGGGTAAAACTCATTTTACTTTCAGAATTTAATACGGTGATTAGTTAAATAAAACAAAAAAAATAACTGCCGAGATTCGCTGTCTCGATAGTTACTAACTTATGAAAATGAATTTTTATTGTCCCCAGTTCTTATCGTTTTTATCTATTCACTCCATCTAAATACTACAGTACTAGTTTTTGATTAAGATGGACATATACGTCAACGTGATGAACTTATTCTCTTTTAATAAATTCATTAATTTTTCAAATACCTGTCCATTATGTTCAAAAGTTTTTGATAGAGATTGAATCAATTTAATAACATGATCAGAAGATAGTCCCTCATAATGATTTGCCATACCAATCAGATGAAGCTTAATTAAAGAGTAGAGCACAACCATACGAGCATAACTTTCAAATGGGGAATCACAATCAATTGGAAAACAATTTTTAAATACGTAATTTACCAAGTAATTTTCAAGCATATACTCATGATTTTTGATAAATGGACTATAGAATTTTCCGAAAGAATATTCGTAATTTTTATTAATTTCATCTTCTGAAAGATTCGCCTCAATTTTGAGTCCAGATATCATGTCTCTTGAACACTCTAAAAATCTTGCAGAAGTTATGCCTTCTGTTAATCGTAATACAACAAGTTCCCTGCATAACCGTAGTTTTATTTCTAATCGGTTAGGTATATTGTTAAATTCTCCAATAAATGTTTCATCCTCTACACAATCAAGGTATCTACCTAATAAGCTAGGTATCTGCTCTATTTTATTATCTTGTAAATATTCTTCCAGTTCGTTATACAACATACCTAAAATTAACAAACGATCTTCAAGCGAATGTTTTCGATTTTGCAAAATAGAAATAGTCACATAACGATATTCGTTAAAAAAATCTTTCCAATGCGATACTTTTTCAGGAGTATC of Brevibacillus choshinensis contains these proteins:
- the fliB gene encoding flagellin lysine-N-methylase, coding for MTIKMVDTLIPEYMKEFSCIGSACEDTCCSGWRVDIDEVTYKKYKRVDNLEMKAALEKNVIRNRSNPTSSNVAKMKMRHLKCSFLDNEGLCSIQLKLGEDYLSNTCTVYPRRINKVNGMLERSLTVSCPEATRLVLLKPDGIKFEQNQEVAPSRNLTSVTIDTPEKVSHWKDFFNEYRYVTISILQNRKHSLEDRLLILGMLYNELEEYLQDNKIEQIPSLLGRYLDCVEDETFIGEFNNIPNRLEIKLRLCRELVVLRLTEGITSARFLECSRDMISGLKIEANLSEDEINKNYEYSFGKFYSPFIKNHEYMLENYLVNYVFKNCFPIDCDSPFESYARMVVLYSLIKLHLIGMANHYEGLSSDHVIKLIQSLSKTFEHNGQVFEKLMNLLKENKFITLTYMSILIKN